In Debaryomyces hansenii CBS767 chromosome B complete sequence, one genomic interval encodes:
- a CDS encoding DEHA2B11022p (similar to uniprot|P32565 Saccharomyces cerevisiae YIL075C RPN2 Subunit of the 26S proteasome): MALVSATPYLALLSEQDPSLKSYALTSLNEIVDQLWAEIANNITDLEELYEDKSFEKRTLAALIISKVYYNLGDFEASVKYSLFAGDEFNIEEQSQYIETIVSQCINLYTSLSQKKYNDKTVEIDTQLTGIFEKMVEKCIKSNELKLALGISLESYRLDIVQSILKEQIKINEEVCLNLINYVLVCSNSVINNSTFRTNVLNSLIELLLSLKKNQDFFTIFKIIVQLNDSKMAIQLFKELIKNEENLIAYQGAFDLVSTASQELLDSTITELKNDEAFGATEPAQARLLLILSGVPTCDLDITFLYKNNNTDISILNKSKNLLEGRSSIFHSAVTFANAFMHAGTTDDSFFRKNLEWLGKATNWSKFSATAALGVIHKGNLSQGRNILKPYLPGSSGAPHTKGGSLFALGLIFAGHGRETIDYLKSFVDEHGNTAGNNDTDVMLHGACLGCGVAGMASNSESVYEALKVVLYSDSAISGQAAGLAMGLVMLGSGNETAINDMFTYAQETQHENIIRGLAIGIALLNYGREDKALDVIDRFMAQESSILRYGGAFTIALAYAGTSNNAAIKKLLHYAVSDPSDDVRRASVISLGFLLIRNYTAAPQIVELLSQSHNPHVRYGTALALGISCAGRSLHSAIEVLEPLTKDPVDFVRQGALMASAMILVQQNENVYPKVKEFTAKYADTIKTKHEDALAKFGATLAQGIIDAGGRNVTINLENTQTNTLNIKAIVGLTVFVQSWYWFPFAHFLSLSFAPTSIIGVKEDLKAPKFELNCHTKPEVFQYPPKVEESKEKQPDKITTAVLSTTVKAKARAKKNQAKKQEEEGIKPEPTDDKMDIDETDKKAKDDKESKESKEDAEDSKNKDEQLSIRYTKTPYKIGNLSRVLPAQSNYISFSKDSRFVPVRRFRGTGGIIVLEDTKPEEKVEVIKTVRQLNVTEAPLPEPFTLSGDDLKDDDE, encoded by the coding sequence ATGGCATTAGTATCAGCAACTCCTTATTTAGCTTTGCTAAGTGAACAAGATCCAAGTTTAAAATCCTACGCTTTAACAtcattaaatgaaatagtAGATCAATTATGGGCAGAAATAGCTAATAATATAACTGATTTAGAAGAGTTGTACGAAGACAAGTCGTTTGAAAAAAGAACATTGGCTGCGTTAATTATTTCTAAGGTTTACTATAACTTGGGAGATTTTGAAGCTTCGGTTAAGTATTCGCTTTTCGCAGGagatgaattcaatattgaagagCAATCGCAATATATTGAAACAATTGTGTCCCAATGTATTAATCTTTATACGTCTTTGTCTCAGAAGAAATACAATGATAAGACAGTGGAAATTGATACCCAATTGACCGGTATTTTTGAGAAAATGGTAGAAAAATgtattaaatcaaatgaattgaagttGGCATTAGGCATTTCATTAGAAAGTTACAGATTGGATATAGTTCAATCAATCTTGAAGGAACAAATCAAGATAAACGAAGAAGTTTGCTTGAACTTAATAAACTATGTACTTGTTTGTTCAAATTCGGTAATTAACAACAGCACTTTCAGAACTAATGtgttgaattctttaattgaattattgttatCCTTGAAGAAAAACCAAGACTTCTTcaccattttcaaaattatagTACAATTGAATGACTCTAAGATGGCTATTCAACTTTTCAAggaattgattaaaaatgaGGAGAATTTGATAGCTTATCAGGGTGCATTTGATTTAGTAAGTACGGCGTCTCAAGAACTATTAGACAGTACTATTACtgaattaaaaaatgaTGAAGCTTTTGGGGCCACTGAACCTGCTCAGGCGAGATTATTGCTTATTTTAAGCGGTGTTCCAACCTGTGACTTGGATATAACTTTCTTGTACAAGAATAACAACACTGATATTTCGATTTTGAATAAGTCTAAGAATTTATTGGAAGGTAGAAGTTCTATATTCCATTCTGCAGTTACATTTGCCAATGCCTTCATGCATGCAGGTACTACTGATGATTCCTTTTTCAGAAAGAACTTAGAATGGTTAGGTAAAGCTACCAACTGGTCCAAATTTTCAGCTACTGCGGCTTTGGGTGTGATCCATAAAGGTAATTTATCGCAAGGTCgtaatattttgaaaccATACTTACCTGGGTCATCTGGTGCTCCACATACAAAGGGAGGATCCTTATTTGCTCTTGGTTTAATCTTTGCTGGACATGGTAGagaaacaattgattaCTTAAAGCTGTTTGTTGATGAACATGGTAATACTGCGGGCAATAATGATACTGATGTCATGTTGCATGGTGCATGTCTTGGATGTGGTGTTGCTGGTATGGCATCCAATAGTGAAAGTGTTTATGAAGCATTAAAGGTGGTTTTATATTCTGATTCTGCTATTTCTGGTCAAGCAGCAGGTTTAGCTATGGGTTTGGTTATGTTAGGTTCTGGTAATGAGACTGCAATTAATGATATGTTTACTTATGCCCAAGAAACTCAGcatgaaaatattattagagGCTTAGCTATTGGTATTGCTCTATTAAATTATGGAAGAGAAGACAAAGCTTTGGATGTGATTGATAGATTTATGGCACAGGAAAGTTCCATCTTGAGATATGGAGGAGCTTTTACAATAGCATTAGCGTATGCAGGTACTAGTAACAATGCGGCcattaagaaattattacACTATGCTGTTTCTGATCCTTCAGATGATGTAAGAAGAGCATCTGTTATAAGTTTGGGATTCTTGTTAATTCGTAATTATACTGCAGCTCCACAGATcgttgaattattatctcaATCTCATAATCCTCATGTACGTTACGGTACAGCATTGGCATTGGGTATTTCCTGTGCAGGTAGAAGCTTACACTCTGCAATTGAAGTCTTAGAACCATTAACTAAGGATCCTGTTGATTTTGTTAGACAAGGAGCTTTAATGGCTTCTGCTATGATATTGGTCCAACAGAATGAAAACGTGTACCCAAAGGTTAAAGAATTTACTGCAAAGTATGCTGACACCATAAAGACTAAACACGAAGATGCATTGGCTAAATTTGGTGCTACATTAGCCCAAGGTATTATTGATGCTGGTGGTCGTAACGTTACTATTAATTTAGAAAATACTCAAACAAACACATTGAACATAAAAGCAATTGTTGGTTTAACTGTTTTCGTTCAATCATGGTACTGGTTCCCATTTGCACATTTCTTATCCTTATCATTTGCTCCAACTTCAATTATTGGTGTcaaagaagatttgaagGCACCAAAGTTCGAGCTCAACTGTCATACGAAGCCAGAAGTTTTCCAATACCCACCAAAGgttgaagaatcaaaagaaaaacAACCAGATAAGATTACCACTGCTGTTTTATCTACAACTGTTAAGGCAAAAGCTAGAGCCAAGAAGAATCAAGCTAAGAagcaagaagaagaaggcaTCAAACCAGAACCTACAGATGACAAGATGGATATCGATGAAACTGACAAAAAGGCAAAGGATGACAAAGAATCCAAGGAATCTAAGGAAGATGCGGAAGACTCCAAAAACAAGGATGAACAACTTTCAATTCGTTATACTAAAACTCCTTATAAAATTGGAAACTTATCTCGTGTATTGCCAGCACAATCGAATTATATATCCTTCTCTAAGGATAGCAGGTTTGTTCCAGTGAGAAGATTCAGAGGTACAGGCGGTATCATTGTTTTAGAGGATACTAAACCAGAAGAAAAGGTTGAAGTCATAAAAACCGTTAGACAATTGAATGTTACGGAAGCTCCATTACCTGAGCCATTCACGTTGAGCGGTGATGATTTAaaagatgatgacgaaTAG
- a CDS encoding DEHA2B11044p (similar to CA4837|IPF1228 Candida albicans IPF1228), with amino-acid sequence MGLGTTIANKLLRKAEKKVKEHHSNSKSNYQGNVNHGQVKDRNAELPPLKVQIYTHNIRQENNNMMKGEEPWSKRKVGVIGLINKHSQSIPTLVGLQEVKQNQLNDILQGLGKPWTFFGVGRDDGKSKGEFAPILYKTDEWDLVSGKTYWLGENPNQPTKGWDAAFPRIVTVVVMKHKKSGKVVNYLNTHYDHKGKKARENSSLQIIDLMSKTEGTSLLSGDFNSQEHEEAYQTLSKSLLDTSCNCHERCGFKDTCTGFEKGGSESSIDFIWTTKGVPIVKHEIIDHECNGSYCSDHRPVTAIFEV; translated from the coding sequence ATGGGATTAGGGACAACAATTGCTAATAAGTTATTAAGAAAAGCTGAAAAAAAGGTTAAGGAACATCACTCGAATTCGAAGAGTAACTACCAAGGGAACGTAAACCATGGACAAGTCAAGGATAGAAATGCCGAATTACCGCCATTGAAGGTTCAAATCTATACCCATAATATCAGACAGGAGAATAATAACATGATGAAGGGTGAAGAACCTTGGTCAAAGAGAAAAGTCGGTGTAATTGGGCTTATAAATAAGCATTCACAGTCAATTCCTACCTTGGTTGGTTTGCAAGAAGTGAAGCAAAACcaattgaatgatattcttcaagGTTTAGGGAAGCCATGGACGTTTTTTGGTGTTGGTAGAGATGATGGTAAATCGAAAGGTGAATTTGCACCTATTTTGTATAAGACGGATGAGTGGGATTTGGTTTCGGGAAAAACGTACTGGCTAGGTGAGAATCCAAATCAACCTACCAAAGGATGGGATGCGGCTTTTCCGAGAATTGTCACCGTTGTTGTGATGAAACATAAGAAATCTGGGAAAGTGGTCAACTATTTGAACACTCACTATGATCATAAGGGTAAGAAAGCGAGAGAAAACTCATCgcttcaaattattgatctTATGAGCAAGACCGAAGGAACTAGTTTGCTTAGTGGAGATTTCAATAGTCAAGAACACGAAGAAGCGTACCAGACATTATCTAAGTCTTTGCTTGATACATCTTGTAACTGTCACGAGAGATGTGGGTTCAAGGATACTTGTACAGGGTTCGAAAAGGGCGGTTCTGAATCAAGTATTGACTTTATCTGGACTACGAAGGGGGTACCTATTGTCAAacatgaaattattgaccATGAATGTAATGGCTCTTACTGTAGTGACCATCGTCCTGTCACTGCAATTTTTGAAGtgtaa